One part of the Thermodesulfobacterium commune DSM 2178 genome encodes these proteins:
- a CDS encoding phage tail sheath subtilisin-like domain-containing protein, translating into MPANYLHGVETIEIVKGPIPVREVKSAVIFLVGTAPVHLTKPAGVSEADWYAQTINNPVLVLRREDGITYFGDATPGYTIPYALDAIFDHGGSTIIVVNVFDPRRHKDASGNPDPSTVIQADIIGTYDPTTGKRSGLKVIDELYSRFGFTAKLILCPVYCESPGVMAEMIALCETHRALALIDAPAGLTPQQVINARGAGGQLNTSAYRAVICYPHLKVYDTATNSERLEPFSQRLAGVIAKVDHEEGYWYSPSNHEILGIIGVERPITCAINDPNTEANILNENGIVTVFNSFGTGYRVWGNRSAAWPTKSDPKNFISVRRTADIIAESIEYATLQFLDKPITVAIDGVLSMVNAFIRTLIGRGALVDGKCYFLKDKNPETNLANGHLTFTYEIMPPTPAERITFEQVINIELLKKLVGG; encoded by the coding sequence ATGCCAGCTAATTACTTGCATGGCGTTGAAACCATAGAAATAGTAAAGGGACCAATCCCGGTCAGGGAAGTAAAATCGGCGGTCATCTTCTTGGTCGGGACAGCTCCGGTGCATCTAACTAAGCCCGCAGGTGTCTCCGAAGCTGACTGGTATGCCCAGACGATTAACAACCCCGTTTTAGTCCTGAGAAGGGAGGACGGCATAACCTACTTCGGCGATGCCACTCCGGGCTACACCATCCCCTATGCACTTGATGCCATTTTTGATCACGGAGGCTCAACCATCATCGTGGTTAATGTCTTTGACCCAAGAAGGCATAAAGATGCAAGCGGAAACCCTGACCCCTCAACCGTTATCCAAGCTGACATCATCGGCACATACGACCCGACAACCGGCAAACGCTCAGGACTAAAAGTAATCGACGAGCTATACAGCCGGTTTGGCTTCACCGCAAAGCTAATCCTTTGCCCGGTTTATTGCGAGTCTCCGGGTGTTATGGCAGAGATGATAGCCCTTTGCGAAACTCATCGTGCTTTAGCTTTAATTGACGCCCCAGCTGGCTTGACCCCTCAGCAAGTAATCAACGCTCGTGGAGCAGGCGGTCAGCTTAACACTTCTGCTTACAGGGCGGTTATCTGCTACCCCCACCTTAAAGTCTACGACACCGCAACCAACTCTGAACGCCTTGAACCTTTCAGCCAGCGCTTAGCGGGAGTTATAGCCAAAGTAGACCACGAGGAGGGATACTGGTATTCTCCATCCAACCATGAGATACTCGGCATAATCGGAGTAGAGCGCCCCATCACCTGCGCCATAAACGACCCAAACACCGAAGCAAACATCTTGAACGAAAACGGCATAGTCACGGTCTTTAACAGCTTTGGAACAGGCTACAGGGTTTGGGGCAACCGCTCTGCCGCCTGGCCAACTAAATCCGACCCGAAAAACTTTATCTCAGTCCGCAGAACCGCAGACATCATCGCTGAAAGCATAGAGTATGCAACTTTGCAGTTTCTGGATAAGCCCATCACTGTGGCTATCGACGGGGTGCTTAGCATGGTCAATGCTTTTATACGCACCTTAATAGGCAGAGGTGCCCTCGTTGACGGCAAATGCTACTTTCTCAAAGACAAAAACCCAGAGACCAACCTTGCAAACGGACACCTTACCTTTACTTACGAGATAATGCCACCCACTCCAGCGGAACGCATAACCTTTGAGCAGGTGATAAACATAGAACTACTTAAAAAATTAGTAGGAGGTTAG
- a CDS encoding phage tail tape measure protein: MEKIFQLAILFKTIDQATRPIREIQKATQALQETVEKTASKFAQFKEKIEGFEKKALSIEGLVSTTAWVGASKTILGSFMELEDASLRLKSTFMESGGVVPEVFTKIDEEAKKLGAELPGTTADFYRLAAVMRQLGVEEDILASGGLRAAAYLGAVLNIPYEVAGEHVAKYRQALGIVGKDLIQFIDLIQRLGHLGVKPGEMAYAFSKLSGTLKLLGWQGLEFAKELSPIIARFIQLGMSGETVGTNLSRIFTQMLHPKKLHEFTSNLAQFGIKLELIDEKTGKLKGPAQLIAEFNKIKEAYEKGIISQKQLYEIASKLAGEEGEDLHMLMTIILEGAESYNKMSDAIRKQADLQQRIGVITNSLRNVWEAFTGTLQNVFAIVGSTLAPTLKKIADFLNDLADNIGQFLEKHKTLASIIGWSIGGFALFTVGIMATAGAIAAIMFPLKTFIWILGTLGPLMRGAGIATGFFRNHLLHALPAIWAKIKALTILSAQMARMAFTGLISGLKSVILAVRALSIGFFTSPIGWFALGIIALIGVVYLLWRHWDKVSKALSTIWNWLKSTWEKVSNALLTVWNFLKSSWQKVLEVFMYIHPLGILFKALNKLVQYVFGLDLFTAGKKIVESLWKGIEVLAMKPVEAMKNIVQKIRNLLPFSPAKEGPLADLHKIKLIETLAEAITPAPLIYAMTKAVEPVRAITQPLIQPVKQVLEPVRAITQPLIQPVKQVLEPVRAITQPLFSPTLRLPAPAILGASASPISIHVTQNITFQHGSISEKEKEAIAIDLKRAIERVLEQINWDKTRRAY, from the coding sequence ATGGAAAAGATATTTCAGCTTGCTATACTTTTTAAAACCATAGATCAAGCAACCCGTCCTATTCGGGAGATTCAGAAAGCAACACAAGCTTTACAAGAGACAGTAGAAAAAACTGCTTCAAAGTTTGCACAGTTTAAAGAAAAAATAGAAGGATTTGAAAAGAAGGCTCTCTCTATAGAAGGTTTAGTTTCTACAACTGCATGGGTTGGTGCTTCAAAAACTATTCTTGGTTCCTTTATGGAGCTTGAAGATGCATCATTGAGGCTTAAATCAACTTTTATGGAATCAGGGGGCGTTGTCCCAGAAGTTTTTACCAAAATAGATGAAGAGGCAAAAAAACTTGGTGCAGAATTACCTGGAACTACTGCAGATTTCTATCGTCTTGCTGCCGTTATGAGACAGCTTGGTGTTGAAGAAGATATTTTGGCAAGTGGTGGTCTTAGAGCAGCTGCCTATCTTGGAGCTGTATTAAATATCCCTTATGAAGTGGCTGGAGAACATGTCGCTAAATATAGACAAGCATTAGGAATAGTAGGTAAGGATCTTATACAATTTATTGATCTTATTCAAAGACTGGGTCATCTTGGTGTAAAACCAGGTGAGATGGCTTATGCCTTTTCAAAATTATCTGGAACTTTAAAACTTTTAGGCTGGCAAGGGCTTGAGTTTGCAAAAGAGCTTTCTCCTATTATTGCAAGATTTATTCAATTGGGTATGTCAGGAGAAACAGTAGGAACAAATTTAAGTAGGATTTTTACACAAATGTTACATCCTAAAAAATTACATGAATTTACTTCAAATCTTGCTCAATTTGGTATCAAATTAGAGTTGATAGATGAAAAAACAGGCAAACTAAAAGGACCAGCTCAACTTATTGCTGAATTCAATAAGATTAAAGAAGCGTATGAAAAAGGTATAATCTCACAAAAGCAGCTTTATGAAATTGCTAGCAAATTAGCCGGAGAGGAAGGTGAAGACTTACATATGTTAATGACAATTATTCTTGAAGGCGCAGAGAGCTATAACAAAATGTCTGATGCAATACGAAAACAAGCTGATTTACAACAGCGTATAGGTGTAATAACGAATTCTCTTCGTAACGTGTGGGAAGCTTTCACAGGGACATTGCAAAATGTCTTTGCTATTGTTGGCTCAACTCTCGCTCCAACATTAAAGAAGATTGCTGATTTTCTAAACGATCTTGCTGATAACATAGGACAATTTCTTGAAAAGCATAAAACTCTTGCAAGCATTATAGGCTGGTCAATTGGAGGTTTTGCCCTTTTCACTGTAGGCATAATGGCAACTGCAGGAGCTATTGCTGCAATCATGTTCCCACTCAAGACATTTATATGGATATTAGGAACATTAGGTCCATTGATGCGAGGAGCGGGTATAGCAACAGGTTTTTTCAGAAATCATTTATTACATGCTTTACCTGCAATTTGGGCAAAAATCAAAGCTTTAACTATTTTATCAGCTCAGATGGCAAGAATGGCATTTACTGGTTTAATTTCGGGGCTTAAGTCAGTTATTCTTGCAGTTAGAGCTTTAAGCATTGGGTTCTTTACATCTCCTATTGGCTGGTTTGCTCTTGGTATTATTGCTTTAATCGGCGTGGTTTATCTACTTTGGAGGCATTGGGATAAGGTTTCAAAAGCTCTATCTACCATCTGGAACTGGCTTAAATCTACATGGGAAAAAGTATCTAATGCTCTACTTACTGTCTGGAACTTTCTTAAATCATCTTGGCAAAAAGTCCTTGAAGTCTTTATGTATATCCATCCTCTTGGTATTCTTTTTAAAGCCCTAAATAAACTCGTTCAATATGTATTTGGATTGGACCTCTTTACTGCCGGCAAAAAAATTGTGGAGAGCCTCTGGAAGGGTATAGAAGTTCTTGCCATGAAGCCTGTTGAAGCCATGAAAAACATCGTCCAAAAAATAAGAAACCTTTTGCCCTTTAGCCCTGCCAAAGAAGGTCCTCTTGCAGACCTTCATAAAATCAAACTCATTGAAACCCTTGCTGAGGCAATAACTCCAGCTCCACTTATATATGCTATGACAAAAGCTGTTGAGCCAGTCAGAGCTATTACTCAGCCTTTAATTCAGCCCGTGAAACAGGTTCTTGAGCCAGTCAGAGCTATTACTCAGCCTTTAATTCAGCCCGTGAAACAGGTTCTTGAGCCAGTCAGAGCTATTACTCAGCCTTTATTTTCACCAACTTTGAGATTGCCTGCTCCTGCAATACTTGGAGCCAGTGCAAGTCCTATAAGCATTCATGTTACGCAAAACATCACGTTTCAGCATGGTTCAATTTCTGAAAAGGAAAAAGAAGCTATAGCAATAGATTTGAAACGTGCTATAGAAAGAGTACTTGAGCAAATTAATTGGGATAAAACAAGAAGAGCATATTAA
- a CDS encoding IS256 family transposase, with translation MKNLDLDLEKVLSEISKIESKEGIKMAAALLLNALMKKEREIFLRDSIDNKANGYYERQLACFLGNLGISVPRDRKSEFRPAILPPEWQKADESFQDFILNLVLQSYSPNKIKALLQSMKLPYSPEQIEEIKEELYNQAKELKTKELPENLFAMFIDAYHTQIKDTEANRIRKAVIYNIIGIDMEGRKNLLSYYIYFGSETKEDWLQILNDLIKRGVKRVMVIVSDDFPGLAQAIKALFPETDHQLCFVHMQRNINRNMSKQDAKKFYEELSIIKRIEEYERALIRFEELCKSYEKKYPAYIKGLLKKKEHYFVYKKYPEGVRRYIYTTNVVENINSRIELIRVNTGGYFQSIKTAEVAIYITVSRIQKTRWQKPLPLIKSALYELRQMFVKRFYKETQFS, from the coding sequence ATGAAAAACTTAGACTTAGATTTAGAAAAAGTTTTAAGTGAAATCTCAAAAATTGAATCAAAAGAGGGTATCAAAATGGCTGCTGCACTCCTCTTAAACGCTCTCATGAAAAAAGAAAGAGAAATATTCCTTAGAGATAGTATTGATAATAAAGCTAATGGTTACTATGAAAGACAACTTGCCTGTTTCTTAGGTAACCTTGGTATCTCTGTCCCAAGAGATAGAAAATCTGAATTCAGACCTGCTATTCTTCCTCCTGAATGGCAAAAAGCTGATGAATCTTTCCAGGACTTTATCCTTAACCTCGTTCTCCAAAGCTACTCCCCCAATAAAATCAAAGCCCTCTTGCAATCTATGAAACTTCCCTACTCTCCAGAACAAATAGAAGAAATTAAAGAAGAATTGTATAACCAAGCCAAAGAATTAAAAACCAAAGAATTGCCAGAAAATTTGTTTGCTATGTTTATAGACGCTTATCATACTCAGATAAAAGATACCGAAGCCAACAGAATCAGAAAAGCAGTTATTTATAATATCATCGGAATAGATATGGAGGGAAGAAAAAATTTACTTTCTTATTACATTTATTTTGGTTCAGAGACGAAGGAGGACTGGCTCCAGATACTTAATGATTTGATAAAGAGGGGAGTTAAGAGGGTTATGGTAATAGTGAGTGATGATTTTCCTGGCCTTGCTCAAGCCATAAAAGCCCTTTTTCCTGAGACAGATCATCAGCTTTGTTTTGTACACATGCAAAGGAACATCAACAGGAACATGTCTAAGCAGGATGCTAAAAAATTTTATGAGGAGTTAAGCATTATAAAGAGGATAGAGGAGTATGAGAGGGCCTTAATTAGATTTGAGGAATTATGTAAGAGTTATGAGAAGAAGTATCCAGCTTATATAAAGGGACTTTTGAAAAAGAAGGAGCATTATTTTGTTTATAAGAAATATCCTGAGGGGGTGAGGAGGTATATATACACGACGAATGTGGTTGAGAATATAAATAGCAGGATAGAGCTGATAAGGGTAAATACAGGGGGATATTTTCAATCAATCAAGACAGCAGAGGTTGCGATATACATAACAGTAAGTCGGATTCAGAAAACGAGATGGCAAAAACCACTTCCTTTAATTAAGTCTGCTTTATACGAATTGAGGCAAATGTTTGTAAAGAGATTTTATAAGGAGACACAATTCTCTTGA
- a CDS encoding phage tail-collar fiber domain-containing protein yields the protein MADFRGTILTTKGRNLLAKAQTGAQLRFTQIKLGDGLWPSNTDPTQLNDLVSPKLNLPIQSITVVGDGTVRLRFVLTNRGLSQGFFMREIGIYAQDPDLGEILYAVAYAGDRADFIPADGVTKVENVVDIYTVIANAQNVTAVISDTVVLATKRDIDELAETLSNLSSQVNSQITSQIDNLSQQLNDTASTLSTQISTVKPEAGSTAPSLTYTGKLWVDANDFLQYFDGSNWKNVKASFADTVDGFHASQTPAPNVIVPLNVEGILDLSATYVKSNVYTFRRVDLTNATSDYMLQVGEEAIINFTDATSVPLRIATQSRTYYEVHLVSSNTGGTSGAVDSNIFLNPNNTTYSNAFVYAQIYRQSDALYSDYMTYNAFRCGIAFSTSIFYITNYTQYKNVKGFYDTWGYSYYYPRITVFSTDWRDTTTPWTSLGTITFPQSSSGYILVRRLA from the coding sequence ATGGCAGACTTTAGAGGCACGATACTAACCACAAAAGGAAGAAACCTTTTAGCCAAAGCCCAAACCGGAGCCCAACTAAGATTTACTCAAATAAAACTTGGTGATGGACTTTGGCCTTCAAACACAGACCCAACGCAACTAAACGACCTCGTTTCTCCCAAGCTAAATCTTCCTATACAAAGCATTACCGTTGTAGGGGACGGAACAGTCAGGCTAAGGTTCGTTCTAACCAATAGAGGACTTTCTCAGGGCTTCTTCATGCGAGAAATCGGTATTTACGCTCAAGACCCCGATCTTGGCGAAATCCTTTATGCGGTAGCCTATGCAGGAGATAGGGCAGACTTTATTCCTGCTGACGGCGTCACCAAAGTTGAAAATGTAGTCGACATCTATACCGTCATTGCCAACGCCCAAAATGTCACCGCTGTAATCTCCGATACGGTTGTCCTTGCGACAAAACGAGATATAGACGAGCTTGCGGAGACGCTAAGCAACCTAAGCTCTCAGGTTAACTCACAAATAACCTCTCAGATAGACAACCTTTCTCAGCAACTAAACGACACTGCATCAACACTAAGCACCCAGATTTCTACAGTCAAACCCGAAGCTGGATCCACAGCCCCAAGCTTGACCTACACAGGGAAGCTCTGGGTCGATGCAAACGATTTCCTGCAATACTTCGACGGCTCAAACTGGAAAAATGTAAAAGCGTCCTTCGCCGACACCGTCGACGGCTTCCACGCAAGCCAAACCCCCGCTCCGAATGTGATAGTGCCTCTGAATGTAGAGGGGATTTTGGATTTGAGTGCGACTTATGTGAAGAGTAATGTGTATACATTTAGAAGAGTTGATTTGACGAATGCGACGAGTGATTATATGTTGCAAGTTGGGGAAGAAGCAATAATAAATTTTACGGACGCTACAAGTGTTCCGTTGAGGATTGCGACGCAGAGTAGGACTTATTATGAGGTGCATTTGGTTAGTAGTAATACGGGTGGGACTTCGGGTGCAGTGGATAGTAATATATTTTTAAATCCCAACAATACAACTTATAGTAATGCTTTTGTATATGCTCAGATATACAGACAATCAGATGCATTATATTCAGACTATATGACTTATAACGCTTTTCGGTGTGGTATAGCTTTTTCAACCTCCATTTTTTATATAACAAACTATACACAATATAAGAATGTTAAAGGATTTTATGATACATGGGGGTATTCTTACTATTATCCGAGAATAACCGTTTTCTCAACTGACTGGCGAGATACAACAACGCCGTGGACTTCTCTCGGAACAATTACGTTTCCTCAATCATCTTCAGGCTACATCTTAGTTAGGAGGTTAGCATAA
- a CDS encoding N4-gp56 family major capsid protein translates to MPVTGATLPELFPLYYERKLLEYIKANLVATKYGQKFSMPVHSGRTAVWTRFQPLNPVTTPITFQPTPTTGASMATQQVQATIEEYANYIELDEFTDITSFVPLVDQATDLLSYNAQMSLDAIAMAELTSGTNVLYAGGVSGRSALDGTKKLSKSDIRKAINILKRNNIPPFPDGYYVVLIHPDKMLDLFTDTELIQLAITSKDIFEKGVVGQYGGAKFVESTTLPILTGAGGGSPVADVYQTVVLGMNAYGVVDIDGKSVQMVFTNVDKLGRVKTIGWKAYFACKRLYEPAIVRIESN, encoded by the coding sequence ATGCCAGTAACAGGTGCAACCTTACCAGAACTTTTTCCTCTCTATTATGAGAGGAAACTTTTGGAGTATATAAAAGCTAATTTAGTTGCAACAAAGTATGGGCAAAAGTTTTCTATGCCTGTTCATTCTGGAAGGACTGCGGTGTGGACAAGGTTTCAGCCTTTGAATCCAGTAACAACTCCGATTACCTTTCAGCCTACTCCTACAACTGGAGCAAGCATGGCAACTCAGCAGGTTCAGGCAACTATAGAAGAATACGCAAACTACATTGAACTTGATGAGTTTACCGATATCACAAGCTTTGTCCCCCTTGTTGATCAGGCAACTGATTTACTTTCTTATAATGCTCAAATGTCTCTTGATGCAATAGCGATGGCTGAACTAACAAGTGGGACAAATGTTTTATATGCAGGTGGTGTTTCTGGAAGGTCAGCTTTAGATGGCACAAAAAAGCTATCTAAATCTGATATTAGAAAAGCTATCAATATCCTTAAAAGAAATAATATTCCACCTTTCCCAGATGGTTATTATGTAGTGCTAATACATCCTGACAAAATGCTTGACCTTTTTACCGATACCGAATTAATCCAGCTTGCTATTACCTCTAAAGATATTTTTGAAAAAGGAGTCGTTGGTCAATATGGGGGAGCAAAGTTTGTAGAATCTACTACTTTACCTATTTTAACAGGTGCTGGTGGTGGTTCTCCAGTCGCAGATGTCTATCAAACTGTTGTTCTTGGTATGAACGCTTATGGAGTAGTTGATATTGATGGTAAAAGCGTTCAGATGGTCTTTACCAATGTTGATAAACTTGGAAGAGTCAAAACGATTGGATGGAAAGCATATTTTGCTTGTAAAAGATTATATGAGCCGGCTATTGTAAGAATAGAATCAAACTAA
- a CDS encoding HK97-gp10 family putative phage morphogenesis protein — translation MDIKEFEAYIKELPVKLNKAVVQSLHQAAQETESRLSRIFKSEGRSEGVEWSPLKEAYLKWKIKKGFSEKKLHKTATLAQSFNSIVNETSAVVGTPVPYSVYHEFGTRKMPARPFMEPVFNTMVKRLENIFNKNLAEVF, via the coding sequence ATGGATATAAAAGAATTTGAAGCATACATTAAAGAATTACCGGTTAAGCTCAATAAAGCAGTAGTGCAATCGTTACATCAGGCAGCACAGGAAACAGAATCAAGGCTTTCAAGAATTTTTAAATCGGAGGGAAGGTCAGAAGGGGTTGAGTGGTCTCCTTTGAAAGAGGCTTATCTTAAATGGAAAATCAAGAAAGGTTTTTCAGAGAAAAAATTGCATAAAACTGCAACATTAGCCCAAAGCTTTAACTCAATCGTAAACGAAACTTCAGCAGTTGTCGGGACACCTGTTCCTTATTCTGTTTATCATGAATTTGGGACAAGAAAGATGCCAGCTCGACCATTCATGGAACCAGTTTTTAATACAATGGTTAAAAGACTTGAAAACATTTTTAACAAAAACTTAGCAGAGGTGTTTTAA
- a CDS encoding phage major tail tube protein, whose product MAIEISKVFNARVYIDGTDFIGKAEEVDLPKIKFKFADTKALGIYADSELPTGLDKLEAKIKFNSVYPEFIALASDPFTARTVIIRAPYQVWAQQGVIKTAPLRAELRGFFKESDSGKLKKADSAEAEATMSVIYYKLEIDGQEIIEIDVLNNIYKIKGEDKLRDYTQAIGG is encoded by the coding sequence ATGGCTATTGAAATCAGCAAGGTATTTAATGCAAGAGTATACATAGATGGCACAGATTTTATTGGGAAGGCTGAAGAAGTAGACCTCCCCAAAATCAAATTCAAGTTTGCAGATACAAAAGCACTTGGTATTTATGCAGATAGCGAGCTACCAACAGGACTTGATAAGCTTGAAGCAAAAATAAAATTTAATTCAGTTTATCCTGAATTTATAGCGCTTGCCTCTGACCCTTTTACTGCAAGAACTGTTATCATTAGAGCTCCATACCAAGTTTGGGCTCAACAAGGCGTAATAAAGACTGCCCCACTAAGGGCAGAGCTAAGAGGTTTCTTCAAAGAATCAGATAGTGGCAAACTTAAAAAAGCAGACTCAGCAGAAGCTGAAGCAACTATGTCTGTTATCTATTATAAGCTTGAAATAGATGGACAGGAAATCATAGAAATAGATGTGCTAAATAATATTTATAAGATAAAAGGCGAAGATAAGCTAAGAGATTATACTCAAGCGATAGGAGGTTAA
- a CDS encoding phage tail protein I: MIKELIQPSIKLLAHLVESADPYFAKLLEETIKVLIYSRIDELPEEVLDTLGWQFHIEGFDQAQTVQEKRNLIKHAIELHRYKGTPYAVKKVFQALNLEAELSEWFDYNGDPYKFKVLVKNIIQDEDTYLRLIELINEYKNVRSWLDVIGFHREYSQTLYYAFAQKNGKHYQIGLHTDTSVEPYTLYAGLTQRVGTSYQIGLYEPQTSVEPYTIYAGSAQRIASYMAIYPAN; this comes from the coding sequence ATGATAAAAGAGCTAATACAACCTTCTATAAAACTTTTAGCGCATTTAGTCGAATCTGCAGACCCTTATTTTGCAAAACTTCTTGAAGAGACTATAAAGGTTTTAATCTATAGCAGGATAGATGAACTCCCTGAAGAAGTTTTAGATACCTTAGGCTGGCAATTCCACATTGAAGGCTTTGACCAAGCCCAAACCGTTCAGGAAAAACGCAACTTAATCAAGCATGCCATCGAGCTCCACAGATACAAAGGAACACCCTACGCAGTTAAGAAGGTATTTCAAGCCCTAAACTTAGAGGCTGAGCTCTCCGAATGGTTCGACTACAACGGCGACCCATACAAGTTTAAAGTGCTCGTTAAAAACATCATACAAGACGAAGACACATATTTGAGGCTAATCGAACTAATCAACGAATACAAAAATGTCCGCAGCTGGCTTGACGTAATCGGCTTCCATCGTGAATACAGCCAAACCCTCTACTATGCCTTTGCCCAGAAAAACGGAAAGCATTATCAAATCGGTTTGCATACAGACACATCTGTTGAGCCTTATACCCTTTACGCCGGTCTTACCCAGAGAGTTGGAACATCTTACCAGATAGGCTTATACGAGCCCCAGACATCCGTTGAGCCTTATACCATTTACGCTGGCTCCGCCCAGAGGATTGCAAGCTACATGGCTATATATCCAGCTAATTAG